One Plectropomus leopardus isolate mb chromosome 1, YSFRI_Pleo_2.0, whole genome shotgun sequence DNA segment encodes these proteins:
- the ankrd11 gene encoding ankyrin repeat domain-containing protein 11 isoform X2 — MPKGGGSKTPQLDHFPLNTDMVEKQGGKKDKVLSNKTPKLDRSDGVKEMKEKAPKRKLPFTAGANGDQKDSDSEKPGPERKRIKKEPTNTRKAGLPFGMGMPGIRAGYPLSERQQVALLMQMTAEESVNSPDTTPKHQSQSSLGQKGTPNSASKTKDKVNKRNERGETRLHRAAIRGEVRRIKELISEGADVNVKDFAGWTALHEACNRGYYDVAKQLLAAGAEVNTKGLDDDTPLHDASNNGHFKVVKLLLRYGGDPRQSNRRGETALKVANSPTMLNLLLGKGTYTSSEESSSESSEEEDAPSFAPSSSVDGNNTDSEFEKLKLKGKTVDPPKSAVTPVKDEYEFDEDDEEERVPPVDDKHLLKKDFRKDTVTKANSFISIPKMEVKTYSKSNSLTPKKTVRRIISDSNSSDEDDRTCFTPAPTPRQQAQQTNTKTRDSGSMSSKQQKDKNKVKKKRKKESKNNVSKEVRFGKVNDKFCTSDSDCGDMESEDDKGSNSIKDSSATSLKDSVGFNASSSSSHGNLNSQKQVPSLAEQHPKQWRTDGWKTVSSPTWSDVSSLSDSVRTRLSSESDYSSADSSVESIKQVKRKAQENKRKNNNVHSSTVDKKNSELYKNSNADSAVSKTDVDGKVLKKHKVKHKHKNKEKDKAPSLVLNQDMNEKFVKSYSFDFDDSRQKSLIVESESPAESKVKLSKHEKDHSKKEDRLSKSKSEDKDWSTGKDPHRTAKEEKNKKTKDSAKDKTNKEEREKPVKSDKERNVKEKEKPKEDKQKAHKEEKKKKSKEKSSKTDRKSEQKEEKHLKVDKEKNTKEEKEKCKKDKAQKEESEYEGYDVNNRFLNLEDTKLSASDDHHDRWGSEMSSDSSYGEDSWDAPVKEYKEYKANNAVKLIVETVKEETRRKENKVKDKKSDHNEKRSEKEATSKKKDKDSSEKTNEKKKDWSEKQKLNSSHSAEKEKKRKESTETVKDKKDKDSLDNSRDRKDSYDFMKERKDIKIKQESIRDEYGNDTFFKDIDAVGKSGDRERNHSGKEKEKKGEGIEKREKTKADKHKDKIKDRGADQEKDKSEKSFAEKTVKEKDADRGTKDKKEGVKDKHKESHGKDKDRKMSSEQTKDKKEKASQDKHADREKDFLEVKKEERKPEKIREKTWYKIADIFTDESDDDEDSYNGGIALVSDSIRKDSTPDQDELDHFPSEKIRKSSAEAKHNTEKAKDKEHKEKKKEKATFDTGKERKGSLEKHNKDKKDSVDAKHKERKDRMSVDSNQEKKNKQKLLDKRDTSEEKTKTKYKDKLDHSKERKPSKSGENEKSLLEKLEEEAMNDYKDDSNDKNSEISSDSFTDRGHEPVLTTYYDSISLTDVTEDRRDSLSISTPQDKFREKERHRHSSSSSSKKSHDKEKEKVKKEKGDKRDKTEEIRESYSRRESLPFEKEPMPLEADPYTFPYGGKGDGDDDFDKTLEFEKEMSKKDKDKATGVISDRTKDKKKKEKHKEKIKEEKNKYIDGFGSFKHSKEDVKSGLKDSPQVTVLKDRSKEDSPKFDMKKDRSRDTLDKDNRMDHSKSKAKDENEKLTQSKDTVRKDNRPREKLLVDGDYQMTSFGQMLSLKDQEIEERHKRHKERMKQMEKLRPKSGDPKLKDKTKSTEEVRKNRSELSTKKSNSLESGLKEKKLKDVGLPAQMMSPSRKFQPTDSQNSKDWLAGHQMKENLPASPRPDQNRPTGVPTPTPVISCPSFEEVMQTPRTPSCSAEDYPDIMLDGLDCQNSSAMTMSMNACSPSFFERYSNSQSFQEGTCPTPAKNLQLPLVSRSASSDVRRPLEDEFKAEADKFLRQQSDPAAEFDPSSSSQTLEDKSATVDRLECLPSPYFSPIRMLSPRREPAHPTPDVAAPTLSGTEGNEHLPDSVYNSFLPKPSTPVHRPDPQEPCFDIAAPPTPAPAALPPLDIDDISEPHHSEPNLVLSDLPSVTEEQEQEEEDDEEEEEEEEDFEDDGDMDERADGDHCAVEEPEQTREPCSFSPPVEDPLRKSWPAESPDRQEPEVQELSPAHAAPNHVENCFDHSMGWNADMDLKSPHRTYGEIEAAVSKITSPYHSDNEMQHLSGHPSVTPPYANWNRWHKEDPEDFDEEKEAVAEIPSPERPDTAIDEEPNYLNTSSSSNRLESFFQDCNKPGMEEESHQMDTESPCEEPDSRQATHGFSATTESHMAPAVGPEPVVPWADPFSADTDELDDLGPFSLPDLPLPDKSEEAEAREPDLAEHNKSVPTHIRHTITDRDDPDIMEVDLPSLAKTSLPDGDLGLPTVQNLVVPSPHANFQQDLDPEPQSLPVNSSLSLTQQLERKGPYGAPDESDPSILYSSVKSDASQQHHIPIHSLTEPLQLPMDSVSVVKPEVRQEEMSEPVAEPVSCSPLPQLPVAVPLSSAVELPDTQETTTKLTPVTLTTVSTPVDIPKKVDEIPQRMTRNRAKNNPSAAAVPPTSSIITSSATATPVTTSPTVTINPIPTRTPTPTSASSFPALKKDKESVLTVSSNTNAAVSVSASVTTSAPVVISKTTKGRSLPVDDEESQTQHPRKRKFARSAGQQVQVQLVSTAMQQTREMIQQTLAVVVNAIKLDDIEPYHSDRSNPYFEYLQIRKKIEEKRKILCYITPQAPQCYAEYVTYTGSYLLDGKPLSKLHIPVIAPPPSLSEPLKELFRQQEAVRGKLRLQHSIEREKLIVSCEQEVLRVHCRAARTIANQAVPFSACTMLLDSEVYNMPSESQGDENKSVRDRFNARQFISWIQDVDDKYDRMKTCLLMRQQHEAAALNAVQRMEWQLKVQELDPAGHKSLCVNEVPSFYVPMVDVNDDFVLLPA; from the exons ACACAACACCAAAGCATCAGTCACAGTCCAGTCTGGGTCAGAAGGGAACGCCAAACTCTGCATCTAAAACCAAAGACAAAGTGAATAAACggaatgagagaggagagactcGGCTGCACAGAGCAGCAATCCGTGGAGAGGTACGCCGCATCAAGGAACTCATCAGCGAGGGAGCTGATGTGAATGTAAAAGACTTTGCAG gcTGGACTGCATTGCATGAGGCGTGCAACCGGGGGTATTATGATGTGGCCAAGCAGCTGCTGGCAGCCGGAGCAGAGGTCAACACCAAGGGTTTGGATGATGACACCCCTCTACATGATGCATCCAACAATGGacattttaag GTGGTTAAGCTTCTTTTACGGTATGGAGGGGACCCACGTCAAAGCAACAGGAGAGGGGAAACAGCATTGAAGGTTGCCAACTCTCCAACTATGCTGAATCTATTGCTGGGGAAAGGCACTTACACCTCAAGTGAAGAAAGTTCATCAG AATCTTCGGAGGAGGAAGATGCCCCCTCGTTTGCCCCGTCCAGCTCTGTCGATGGCAATAACACAGACTCAGAGTTTGAGAAGTTGAAGTTGAAAGGAAAGACCGTGGACCCTCCAAAATCTGCTGTCACACCCGTCAAAGATGAATACGAATTTGACGAGGACGATGAGGAGGAACGTGTTCCTCCTGTGGACGATAAACACCTCTTGAAAAAAGACTTCCGTAAGGACACGGTCACCAAGGCCAACAGTTTCATCTCCATACCCAAAATGGAGGTCAAAACCTATTCCAAAAGCAACTCGCTCACACCAAAGAAAACTGTCAGGCGGATCATCTCTGACAGTAACAGTTCAGATGAGGACGACAGGACGTGTTTCACGCCAGCGCCTACGCCGCGGCAACAAGCCCAGCAAACAAATACCAAGACTAGAGACTCTGGCAGCATGAGctctaaacaacaaaaagacaagaataaagtcaaaaagaaGCGGAAGAAGGAGAGTAAAAATAATGTCAGTAAAGAAGTCAGGTTTGGTAAAGTCAATGACAAATTCTGTACATCTGACTCTGATTGTGGAGATATGGAGAGTGAGGATGATAAGGGCTCGAACAGTATAAAGGACTCTTCTGCAACGAGCCTGAAAGACTCTGTTGGCTTTAATGCATCCTCTTCATCTTCCCATGGAAACCTAAACTCTCAGAAACAAGTCCCATCGTTAGCAGAACAGCACCCAAAGCAGTGGAGGACAGATGGCTGGAAGACTGTGTCATCTCCTACATGGTCAGATGTCAGTTCTCTCTCAGATTCAGTCAGAACGAGACTGTCCAGTGAGTCTGACTACTCCTCTGCAGATTCCAGTGTAGAGTCAATAAAACAAGTTAAGAGGAAAGCGCAGGAGAACAAAAGGAAGAATAACAATGTGCACAGTAGCACAGTAGACAAGAAAAATTCTGAGCTCTACAAAAACTCCAACGCAGACAGTGCAGTGTCCAAAACAGATGTAGATGGCAAAGTCCTGAAAAAGCATAAAGTAAAGCATAAGcacaaaaataaggaaaaagacaaagccCCGAGTCTAGTGCTCAATCAAGACATGAATGAGAAATTTGTCAAAAGCTATTCTTTTGATTTTGACGATTCGAGGCAAAAGTCCCTAATTGTTGAGTCAGAATCACCAGCTGAGAGCAAAGTCAAGTTATCCAAACACGAAAAAGACCATTCAAAAAAGGAAGATAGGCTTTCCAAAAGTAAATCTGAGGATAAGGATTGGTCAACTGGAAAAGATCCGCACAGAACagcaaaagaggagaaaaataagaaaacaaaagactcTGCCAAGGACAAGACGAataaggaggagagggagaagcctgtaaaatctgacaaggaGAGAAACGTCAAGGAGAAAGAGAAGCCCAAGGAGGATAAACAAAAGGCtcacaaagaggagaaaaagaaaaagtccaaGGAGAAGTCctcaaaaacagacagaaaaagtgagcagaaagaggaaaaacatctAAAGGTAGACAAGGAGAAAAACAccaaggaggagaaggagaaatgtaaaaaagacaaagcacaGAAGGAAGAGTCTGAGTATGAAGGTTATGACGTCAACAACCGTTTCCTGAACTTAGAGGACACGAAGCTCAGTGCCTCAGATGACCATCATGACAGATGGGGCTCTGAGATGTCCTCTGACTCCTCCTATGGAGAAGACAGCTGGGACGCACCTGTCAAAGAGTACAAGGAATACAAAGCCAACAACGCTGTTAAACTAATTGTTGAGACCGTTaaggaggagacgaggaggaaagaaaacaaagtcaagGACAAGAAATCAGATCACAATGAGAAAAGATCAGAAAAAGAGGCCACTTCtaagaagaaagacaaagactCATCggaaaagacaaatgaaaagaagaaggactggtcagaaaaacaaaaattaaactcCAGTCACTCCGCCGAAAAAGAGAAGAAGCGGAAGGAGTCCACAGAAAcagtcaaagacaaaaaagataaagactCTCTAGACAACAGTCGAGACCGTAAAGACTCATACGACTTCATGAAGGAAAGAAAGGACATAAAAATCAAGCAGGAATCTATAAGAGATGAATATGGCAATGATACTTTCTTCAAAGACATTGATGCTGTTGGCAAATCGGGCGACAGAGAAAGAAACCACTCTggaaaggagaaagaaaagaagggcGAGGGGATAGAAAAGCGAGAAAAGACGAAAGCTGAcaagcacaaagacaaaataaaagacagaggaGCTGATCAGGAGAAGGATAAAAGTGAGAAAAGCTTTGCAGAAAAAACTGTCAAGGAAAAGGACGCAGACCGGGGCACCAAAGACAAAAAGGAGGGagtcaaagacaaacacaaggaGTCTCATGGCAAAGACAAAGATCGAAAGATGTCCTCAGAACAGACCAAGGACAAGAAAGAAAAGGCCTCCCAAGACAAACATGCTGACAGGGAGAAGGATTTCTTGGAGgtaaagaaagaggaaagaaaacctgagaaaatccGGGAGAAAACGTGGTACAAGATAGCTGACATCTTCACTGATGagagtgatgatgatgaggacagCTACAATGGTGGCATTGCACTTGTTTCCGACTCCATCAGAAAAGACTCAACACCTGATCAGGATGAGCTGGATCACTTCCCCtcagagaaaataagaaaatcttCAGCAGAGGCTAAACATAACACCGAAAAGGCAAAGGACaaagaacacaaagaaaagaagaaagaaaaggccaCATTTGACACAGGTAAAGAGAGGAAGGGCTCCCTtgagaaacacaacaaagacaagaaAGACTCTGTAGATGCGAAACAtaaggaaagaaaagacagaatgtCAGTGGACTCAAatcaagagaagaaaaataagcaGAAACTGCTGGACAAAAGGGACACCAGTgaggaaaagacaaagacaaaatataaagataaactgGACCACTCAAAGGAAAGGAAACCCTCGAAAAGTGGTGAGAATGAAAAGTCCCTCTTAGAAAAACTAGAGGAGGAAGCTATGAATGACTACAAGGACGACTCCAACGACAAGAACAGTGAAATCTCTTCAGATAGTTTCACTGACCGAGGCCACGAGCCAGTCCTTACTACCTATTATGACTCCATCAGCCTGACAGATGTGACTGAGGACAGGAGAGACTCTCTGTCCATATCTACACCCCAGGACAagttcagagagaaagaaaggcatCGACATTCCTCCTCATCTTCGTCCAAGAAAAGCCACgacaaggagaaagaaaaggtcAAGAAGGAGAAAGGAGACAAACGTGATAAGACGGAGGAGATCAGAGAGTCGTACAGCCGCAGAGAGAGTCTACCTTTTGAGAAAGAGCCCATGCCTCTAGAGGCAGACCCTTACACATTCCCATATGGAGGTAAGGGTGACGGAGATGATGACTTTGATAAAACATTGGAATTTGAAAAAGAGATGTCcaaaaaggacaaagacaaagCAACTGGGGTCATCAGTGACAGGacaaaggacaaaaagaaaaaggagaaacataaggaaaaaataaaagaggagaagaacAAGTACATTGATGGCTTTGGGTCATTTAAACACTCTAAAGAGGATGTGAAGTCAGGGTTGAAAGATAGCCCACAGGTCACTGTTCTGAAAGACAGGTCAAAAGAAGACAGTCCCAaatttgacatgaaaaaagacagaagtcGGGATACATTGGACAAAGACAACAGAATGGATCACAGTAAATCTAAAGCGaaggatgaaaatgaaaagctcaCTCAGTCCAAAGACACGGTGAGAAAAGACAACCGTCCGCGTGAAAAACTCTTGGTGGACGGTGATTATCAAATGACAAGTTTTGGTCAGATGTTGAGTCTGAAAGACCAGGAGATCGAAGAGCGccacaagagacacaaagagaggatGAAGCAGATGGAGAAGCTGAGACCCAAGTCAGGGGACCCGAAACTCAAGGACAAGACCAAGTCCACAGAGGAAGTGCGGAAAAACCGCAGTGAGCTCTCCACAAAGAAATCCAACAGTCTGGAGTCTGGTCTTAAAGAGAAGAAGCTGAAGGATGTCGGTCTCCCGGCTCAAATGATGTCCCCAAGCAGGAAGTTCCAGCCGACAGACAGCCAAAACTCAAAGGACTGGCTGGCTGGCCACCAAATGAAGGAGAACCTCCCCGCCTCTCCCAGGCCAGATCAAAACAGGCCGACTGGTGTCCCCACACCGACTCCTGTCATCTCCTGCCCGAGCTTCGAGGAAGTAATGCAGACTCCACGGACCCCGTCTTGTAGTGCAGAGGATTACCCTGACATTATGTTGGACGGGCTGGACTGCCAGAACTCATCTGCAATGACTATGTCAATGAATGCCTGCTCGCCATCCTTCTTTGAAAG GTACTCTAACTCCCAGAGTTTCCAGGAGGGCACATGTCCTACACCTGCGAAAAACCTCCAGCTACCACTTGTCAGCCGCTCTGCATCTTCTGATGTCCGCAGGCCTCTGGAGGATGAGTTCAAGGCTGAAGCTGACAAGTTCCTTCGACAGCAGAGCGATCCGGCAGCTGAATTTGATCCGTCATCTTCCTCCCAGACTCTTGAGGACAAATCAGCAACTGTGGATAGACTCGAGTGTCTGCCATCTCCATATTTTTCCCCGATTAGAATGTTGTCCCCTCGGCGGGAGCCAGCCCATCCGACACCAGATGTGGCAGCACCAACTCTTTCTGGCACTGAGGGCAATGAACACCTTCCTGACAGTGTGTACAACAGTTTCTTGCCAAAACCGTCTACACCAGTCCACAGGCCAGACCCCCAGGAACCCTGCTTTGACATTGCTGCACCACCAACCCCAGCTCCTGCTGCTCTGCCGCCCCTGGACATAGATGACATTTCTGAGCCTCACCACAGCGAGCCTAACCTGGTCCTGTCAGATCTTCCTTCTGTCACTGAAGAAcaagagcaggaagaggaggacgacgaagaagaagaagaagaagaggaggactTTGAGGATGATGGCGATATGGATGAGAGAGCTGATGGAGACCACTGTGCGGTGGAGGAGCCGGAGCAAACAAGAGAGCCGTGTTCCTTCTCCCCTCCAGTTGAGGACCCTCTGAGGAAGAGCTGGCCTGCAGAGTCTCCAGACCGGCAGGAACCAGAGGTCCAAGAGCTCTCCCCTGCACATGCTGCACCCAACCATGTAGAGAACTGTTTTGACCACAGCATGGGTTGGAACGCTGATATGGACCTTAAATCTCCCCACAGGACGTATGGGGAGATAGAGGCTGCCGTCTCCAAAATAACCAGTCCGTACCATTCAGACAATGAGATGCAGCACTTGTCTGGACACCCCTCTGTCACTCCCCCTTATGCTAACTGGAACAGGTGGCACAAAGAGGACCCAGAGGACTTTGATGAAGAGAAGGAGGCTGTGGCTGAGATCCCATCTCCAGAGAGGCCTGACACGGCAATTGATGAGGAACCCAACTATTTAAACACCTCATCATCCTCCAACAGGCTGGAGTCGTTCTTCCAGGACTGTAACAAGCCTGGCATGGAGGAGGAGAGTCACCAGATGGACACTGAGTCTCCATGTGAAGAACCTGACAGCAGACAGGCCACGCACGGCTTCAGTGCTACCACTGAGAGCCACATGGCTCCAGCTGTGGGCCCCGAGCCTGTGGTGCCCTGGGCAGAcccgttctcagctgacacagATGAGCTGGATGACCTGGGACCGTTCTCCTTGCCTGACTTACCGTTACCAGACAAGTCAGAAGAAGCGGAGGCTAGAGAGCCAGATCTAGCTGAGCACAACAAGAGTGTGCCGACCCACATAAGACATACCATCACAGACAGAGATGACCCAGATATAATGGAGGTGGACTTACCAAGCCTGGCAAAGACCTCACTCCCTGATGGAGACTTAGGTTTACCGACCGTACAAAACTTAGTTGTACCGTCACCACATGCCAACTTCCAGCAAGACTTGGACCCTGAGCCTCAGAGTCTGCCTGTCAACAGCTCTTTGTCTCTAACACAGCAGTTGGAAAGAAAAGGACCTTACGGAGCACCTGATGAGTCAGATCCCAGTATTTTGTACTCATCTGTGAAATCAGACGCTAGTCAGCAACACCACATACCGATCCACTCCCTCACAGAGCCGTTGCAGCTACCCATGGATTCAGTTTCCGTTGTGAAACCAGAGGTGAGACAGGAGGAGATGTCTGAGCCCGTAGCAGAACCCGTGTCGTGCAGTCCTCTTCCTCAGCTCCCGGTGGCAGTCCCCCTCTCCAGCGCAGTGGAACTACCAGACACTCAGGAGACCACAACCAAGCTAACGCCAGTAACCCTGACCACTGTGTCCACCCCTGTAGATATCCCCAAGAAGGTGGATGAAATCCCTCAAAGGATGACCCGCAATCGCGCCAAGAACAatccctctgctgctgctgtccctCCTACCTCCAGCATAATAACCTCGTCTGCCACTGCCACCCCTGTAACGACCAGTCCAACAGTGACCATTAACCCGATTCCTACCAGAACCCCGACACCCACCTCAGCCTCCTCTTTCCCAGCTCTGAAGAAGGACAAAGAATCTGTGCTCACCGTCTCCTCGAATACAAATGCAGCTGTGTCTGTATCTGCTTCTGTGACAACTTCTGCGCCAGTGGTTATCAGTAAGACGACAAAGGGTCGCTCTCTCCCGGTGGACGACGAGGAATCTCAGACCCAGCACCCACGGAAGAGGAAATTTGCACGTTCTGCTGGGCAGCAAGTCCAGGTCCAGCTGGTGAGCACGGCCATGCAGCAGACCAGAGAAATGATTCAACAGACTTTGGCTGTAGTGGTTAATGCCATCAAGCTGGACGATATTGAGCCCTACCACAGCGATCGTTCCAACCCGTACTTCGAGTACCTGCAGATCAGGAAGAAGAttgaggagaagaggaagattCTGTGCTACATCACCCCACAGGCCCCACAGTGTTACGCTGAATATGTGACCTACACTGGCTCCTACCTGCTGGATGGCAAGCCCCTCAGCAAGCTTCACATCCCTGTG ATTGCCCCACCTCCATCGCTGTCAGAACCACTGAAGGAGCTCTTCAGACAACAGGAGGCAGTGAGAGGGAAGCTCAGGTTGCAACACAGCATAGAACGg GAGAAGCTGATAGTTTCATGTGAGCAGGAGGTTTTGAGGGTCCACTGCAGAGCAGCCAGGACGATAGCCAATCAGGCAGTGCCATTCAGCGCCTGCACCATGCTGTTGGACTCCGAAGTGTATAATATGCCATCAGAGAGCCAG ggtgatgagaacaaATCTGTGAGAGATCGCTTCAACGCTCGGCAGTTTATTTCCTGGATACAGGATGTGGATGATAAATATGACCGCATGAAG ACATGTTTGTTGATGCGGCAACAGCACGAGGCAGCGGCCCTCAACGCAGTGCAAAGGATGGAGTGGCAGTTGAAGGTCCAGGAGCTGGACCCGGCAGGGCACAAGTCCCTCTGTGTCAACGAAGTGCCCTCCTTCTACGTGCCAATGGTCGATGTCAACGACGACTTTGTCCTGCTGCCTGCATGA